GGTCGAACCGATCGCCAGCCAGAGGTTCCATTTGCCGTCCGCGACCTGGAAACCCACGAAAGGCATGACCGCTTCGCTCGGCACGGGCGCGATCATGCTTTCCAACGCCATGAGGAAGCCGGCGCCTGCATAGCCCGTGGTGTCCAGGATCTGGACGGCGATTTCGGAGATTTTCTCGGTGATCATGTTCTCGGCGCGGTCAAACGTGAGCCGAGAAAATGTCAAACCTGACCAGACCGATGCAACGCTAATTTTAATTCCTTTCGGACTGCACTCGGCCCATGACCCGGTAGGGCGAGTCCATCCTGGCGAGCCGCTCGACGTGGGTGGAACACGGCCGACCCAGCTCGCTGGGGACAGGTCATGGGAGGGGCGAATGTGCCCGCGCTCCCCTACTTGAAAATCACCTCGGCCTTCGCGTCCTCCTGATACCGGATATCATGACCCGGCACCCATTCGCCTTTCTTTAGATATTCGGATTTGACGTGCAGCGTTCCGTCCGCGCGAAGTTCGCTGGTCGCGCGCACTTCCGTCACGCCTTCGCCTTCCCAGGTGGCGAGCGTTTTCATAAGTTCAGTTTTGACCAAGATGAGGTTTATGGTTGGTTTGGGCGCGCGCACTCTGTCATTCTCCGCGACAGGCGTCTTGGAAAAAATTTACCACGCGAAGAGATTGGGGACCACGGATGGACACGGATAATCCGTGGTCAGATTTCACCATTCCGGCATTGGCACGAAGTTCAGGTATTCCCCGCGCTGAGTCAGGTAGGCCGACGGGTTCAGGCCGGAAAACCCACGAAAATCATGGACGAAATGGGCCTGATCGTAATAACCGCACGCGCAGGCGAGGTCAGTCCATTGGACCTCTTGCCGCGACTCTACTTGCTGCAAAGCCTGCTGGAACCGCCGGATTAATCGCACCCCATCCAGCGGGCGTCGTTTGCGGACGCACCAAATCCGATCTACCATTTGGGTGCAAGGTCCGTATAATCCTGGCCCATGGCCCACTCCAGTTCTTCTTCCTCGCCTGTTGCATCCGCCGCCGCGTCGCCCCGCCTTCTGTCCCTGGATGCGCTGAGGGGTTTTGACATGTTCTGGATTGTTGGCGCTGAAGGGCTGGTTCATGCGCTCGACAAAATCAGCGACACCGGAGTCGTGCGTGCGCTGGCGAACCAGCTTCGCCACAAAGAGTGGGAAGGCTTCGCTTTCTACGACCTGATTTTCCCACTCTTCGTGTTCATCGTGGGCGTGTCGATTGTGTTTTCCCTGGGGCAGCTCGTGGAGGAGGAAGGCACGCTGGCCGCCTATAAGCGAATCCTTCGCCGCTCGATTCTGCTGTTCGCCCTCGGGTTGTGGTACTACGGCGGCGCGTCGAATGAATGGCCGAACATCCGCGTGATGGGGGTCTTGAATCGCATCGCGCTGTGCTACTTGTTCGCCGGTTTCGTGTTCTGCCACTTCAAAACCAAAGGGATCATCGGCGTCAGCGCGGGCCTGCTCCTCGGTTACTGGGGATTGATGTCGTTTGTGCCCGTGCCAGGAATCGGCGCCGGTTCCTTCGCCCCCGGCGCAAATCTCGCCAATTACATCGACAAGCTTTATCTCCCCGGCAAGCGCTACGATGGCGACTGGGATCCCGAAGGGTTGCTCAGCACCCTGCCTGCGGTTGCGACGTGCTTGCTCGGCGTGCTGGCCGGGTTCCTTCTGAAGAACGACGCCGTGGCGCCGCGCCAGAAAGTGGCGTTTCTGATCGGCGGCGGCATCGTCGGCGTGTTGCTTGGTTTTCTTTGGGGACTGCAATTCCCGGTGATCAAGAAGATATGGACTTCTTCCTACGTCCTGGTCGCCGGCGGCTACAGTTGCGTTCTGCTCGGACTCTTTTACCAGGTGATCGAAGTGTGGAAGTTTCAGAAATGGGCCGTGCCGTTTGTCTGGATTGGCATGAACCCGATCACGATTTACGTGCTCGACAACGTCGTCAATTTCGAGCGCCTGGCCGCGCGGTTCGCCGGCGGAAACGTCAAGAACTTCTTCGACACCGCGGTCACGAAAGGGTTCGGTGATCTGGTGATCCAGATCGTCGGCCTCGGCATGGGCTTCCTGATCGTGCGCTTTCTTTACCAGAAGAAGATCTTTCTGAGACTGTAGCCGTACCGAACGTTTCGATTCGAGCAGGAGTTAACCGAGCAAACGGAGGCCCTGGGCAGAGAGGATTCTGTCGCTTATCTGTCATGGCCCGCGGTACAGTTCTTCCACCGAATCCGTCTTGGGGTTTACAAATTTGGCGACGGCTCAGTGCTCGGTCGCCTGCTCGCAGAATTCCATCGCGGCCACGGCGCGGTTTTGACACGATCTCCGGCAGGATGGCAGCGATCCCTGTTACGCCCGCCTTGTGCCGCTTACCGAGATCAGCGACAAGAACAATTTCAACCTCAACCTCCCGCGCTACATTGACAGCACCGAACCGGAGGACTTGCAGGACGTTGACGGCCGGGATGGACGACAAAGCTCGTAGCGCAGAGTTGCCCTCTGCCGTATCGCAGAATTGTATTCTGCGGGGCGTCTCCCAGTCCGAGCACGCTGGGACTTGCCGGCGCCCTGCCGATTGGAAATCGGCGATACCGCAGATTGAAAATCTGCGCTACGGTTCTCCGGTCGATCTGTCGTCAATCCCACGGTCTGCCCAGTATGGATTGCTCGGCGCCCAATTCGAGTTATGACCGCGTGGTCTGGACGCCCTTGCATGGCCTGCGCTTCGTTTGGAATCTTTGCACCTGGATGGGAAATTTCATGCAACTCAGCCGGCAACGCCGCCGGGAGTACCTTCGCTGGAAGATCCGGACTCTCCGAAAACGGCTGGGGCTGGGCATCTCCGGCAGGAGCGGTTCGTTGGCGACGGTCGAAGCACTGGGCGCTTCGCTCGCCCGCCACTCCACAGACGTCTGCTCGAATCTTTGTGTTCTTTGTGCTCTATGTGGTTGAACTACTTTTTCCAGGTTGAATGAGGTTACGGGTTGCGATCCGGTTCCGGAAAACGCATTTCATCCACGAACGTGTCCTGGAAGCCATCTGCCTCGTTGAGCGGCACGTGCTGAATCTGTTTCAAGATTTGCGCCACCCTGGCGTCGATTTGGTCCAAGTGAAATAGGGCCAGCTTGGCGCCGTGCAGCGCGGTGTTTCCGGCGGGCAGCAAACGATTGGCATTGAAGCTGGCCATCGTGGACGCGCACCTCCGAAATCGCGCCGGTGGCGGCTCTCATGCCCAGGGAAATGCGCGCGCCCTCGAACGCGGGCCCCGCCGCCGTGGAAGCGCACAGCATCCGTTCGGAATTTCCGACGAGGATTTCCCCGTTGGTTCCCAGATCAATGAGCGCCTCCAGATCGCGGCTCTCGTGCAGCCGCGTCGTCAGGACCCCGGCCAAAATATCGCTGCCGACGAATCCTCCGATGCACGGCAGGAATCGCACGACCGGGTCGCCGCGCAGCCGCCAGCCCAGATACGAGGCGCGAAAGGTCTGCAGCCCGTAATACTCGGGTTCGAACGGGTAATGCGAGAGCGGCTCAAGATCGATGCCGCAAAAGAGATGGTGCATCACCGTGTTGCCCACGAGGACGACATTCCTCAAGTCCGCCTGATCCTCGCGAACGCATTCGAGGAGGTCTTCGATCAGTTTGCCAATCTGTTTTCGCGCCAGCCGCGTCAACTTGGCCTGGCCTTGCCGCGCGACCGCGAACTCGATGCGGCTCATGATGTCCGCGCCGTAACTGGCTTGCGCGTTCAGGGCCGTCCGGACGCCGAGCACGCACCCGCTGCGCAAATCGAGCAACTGGGCAACGAGGGTCGTGGTGCCCAGATCGACGGCGACGCCCAGCCCGGCTTGCGGCGCAAAATCAAACCACGAATCATCGGACAGGATCGGAATCTCCCATTGGGCGATTTCAAGGGTCGAATCCGTTTCGGCCCTGGTCTGGCACGCCAGGCGCCAGCCGGCATCGATCTCCGGAGCCGTCAGCGCTCGCGATTCGACTTCCGAAACCGGCGGTGGCGTTCCGAGCACGCGGATTCGACATCCTTTGCAGCGGCCGCGCCCGCCGCAGGGGAACTCGACGCCGTAAGCGAAGAGATGATCGTGCAGCGCCGCGCCGCGTTCGACCATGAGCTTCTCGCCGAGAGGCAACAGCTCGATCCGTACGCGATCCGCCATAAGTCTGGAGGCTAGGGCAAACCGTCGGGCATGGGTTTGACTTCGATCAACCGGCCAGGTAGGGCGAGTCCGTCCCCGGCGAGCCGAACGACGAGTTTGGAACACGTGTGATTCGGCTCGCTGGGGACAGGCTCGCCCTACCGAAGGGTTTTTAGAGCAAGCGATCCATTGGATGGTAAACGTACGGCCATGCGGCCGAATCGCCGCACAAACCCGCGCGAAGCGGATTATTCAGGATGTAGGAAACCTTCTCTTCCAATAGCACCCGGCTCCGCAATCGGTGATCAAAAAAGTCCGACTGCCATTCGATCTTCCACGTTCGTGCCGCATATCGTTTCCATGAACGGATCAGGGGTTTCATGCCCTCGTCTCTGGGAAAACAGATAATGCCATGCGCATGATCCGGCATGAGCAGAAAGAGCAGACAATGCCATCTCAAGTGTTGGTGATAGAAGTCAACGGAATCGAGCACTCCTTGGCCGACTCGAGAGTGGCAAAGTTGGTTCTCCCAACGTGGCACGCAACAGATCGTGATGAAGTAGAAACTTCGTTCATCGACCCATTGCGGAATTCCATGGGGAAGCTTCTTGCGAACGGGCAAATCCGGCGAATCGTCCTCCTTCATGGCCTTGGATATTGTCGGAAGCTCGTTCTGGAGCAAGTCGGATTTTACCTACGCTTCAAGCAAGGTAGGGCGAGACCGTCCCGGCGAGCCGAACGACGAGCTTGGAACACGTGTGATTCGGCTCGCTGGGGACAGGCTCGCCCTACCGAAGGGTTTTTAGCGCAAGCGATCTCTTGGACGGCAAACGGATGGCCGGTAGGGCGAGACCGTCCCGGCGAGCCGATTGACGAGCTTGGAACACGTGTGATTCGGCTCGCTGGGGACAGGCTCGCCCTACCGAAGGGTTTTTAGCGCAAGCGATCTCTTGGACGGCAAAACGGATGGCCAGTAGGGCGAGACCGTCCCGGCGAGCCGATTGACGAGTTTGGAACACGTGTGATTCGGCTCGCTGGGGACAGGCTCGCCCTACCGAAGGGTTTTTAGAGCAAGCGATTTCTTGGACGGCAAACGGATGGCCGGTAGGGCGAGACCGTCCCGGCGAGCCGATTGACGAGCTTGGAACACGTGTGATTCGGCTCGCTGGGGACAGGCTCGCCCTACCGAAAGAGGACCGAAGAGGGATTCAAATCGCGCAGGCTTTCTTGACCTTGCTGGCG
The DNA window shown above is from Verrucomicrobiota bacterium and carries:
- a CDS encoding AraC family transcriptional regulator — translated: MNQPFSANNPEHVKTPQRIQGQKAGRRGGGCNRRGRRTGVGHGPGLYGPCTQMVDRIWCVRKRRPLDGVRLIRRFQQALQQVESRQEVQWTDLACACGYYDQAHFVHDFRGFSGLNPSAYLTQRGEYLNFVPMPEW
- a CDS encoding DUF1624 domain-containing protein; the encoded protein is MAHSSSSSSPVASAAASPRLLSLDALRGFDMFWIVGAEGLVHALDKISDTGVVRALANQLRHKEWEGFAFYDLIFPLFVFIVGVSIVFSLGQLVEEEGTLAAYKRILRRSILLFALGLWYYGGASNEWPNIRVMGVLNRIALCYLFAGFVFCHFKTKGIIGVSAGLLLGYWGLMSFVPVPGIGAGSFAPGANLANYIDKLYLPGKRYDGDWDPEGLLSTLPAVATCLLGVLAGFLLKNDAVAPRQKVAFLIGGGIVGVLLGFLWGLQFPVIKKIWTSSYVLVAGGYSCVLLGLFYQVIEVWKFQKWAVPFVWIGMNPITIYVLDNVVNFERLAARFAGGNVKNFFDTAVTKGFGDLVIQIVGLGMGFLIVRFLYQKKIFLRL
- a CDS encoding DUF4445 domain-containing protein, which encodes MADRVRIELLPLGEKLMVERGAALHDHLFAYGVEFPCGGRGRCKGCRIRVLGTPPPVSEVESRALTAPEIDAGWRLACQTRAETDSTLEIAQWEIPILSDDSWFDFAPQAGLGVAVDLGTTTLVAQLLDLRSGCVLGVRTALNAQASYGADIMSRIEFAVARQGQAKLTRLARKQIGKLIEDLLECVREDQADLRNVVLVGNTVMHHLFCGIDLEPLSHYPFEPEYYGLQTFRASYLGWRLRGDPVVRFLPCIGGFVGSDILAGVLTTRLHESRDLEALIDLGTNGEILVGNSERMLCASTAAGPAFEGARISLGMRAATGAISEVRVHDGQLQCQSFAARRKHRAARRQAGPISLGPNRRQGGANLETDSARAAQRGRWLPGHVRG